A single window of Acanthopagrus latus isolate v.2019 chromosome 1, fAcaLat1.1, whole genome shotgun sequence DNA harbors:
- the atg4da gene encoding cysteine protease ATG4D isoform X1 — protein sequence MNSISPSAAQYVGGVMQDELVESRRQQPPERQGSFGLRLPQTPDPSRETTGEPDEMDKLKAKLMSAWNNVKYGWTVKSKTSFNKISPVTVLGHSYLLNSEDEVDRFCLAFVSRIWLTYRREFPQLEGSTWTTDCGWGCMLRSGQMLLAQGLLVHLMPRDWAWPDAQQLTDVDFEVFRPRSPARAGGVPIPSFGSPRGSSATEKPLPNDQPPRCSQRKRPESAREAEPIHHRLVTWFGDQPSAPFGIHQLVEIGKSSGKKAGDWYGPSIVAHILRKAVARATAVHNLVVYVAQDCTVYKEDVVHLCDLSRSQTPPDPSSQAWKSVIILVPVRLGGEALNPSYIECVKNILKLDCCIGIIGGKPKHSLYFVGFQDEQLLYLDPHYCQPVVDVSQVNFPLESFHCSSPKKMPFNRMDPSCTIGFYAKNKKEFESLCSAVTEALSSSKEKYPIFTFVEGQGQDYGLEGHSSNRSGPAAHILPPGNQFRSNNRRNSDEFVFL from the exons ATGAACTCCATTTCCCCCAGCGCAGCGCAGTACGTCGGGGGAGTGATGCAGGATGAGCTGGTGGAGAGCCGGAGGCAGCAGCCCCCCGAGCGGCAGGGCAGCTTCGGTCTCCGGCTGCCGCAGACACCGGATCCCAGCAGAGAGACAACGGGAGAGCCTGATGAAATGGACAAACTGAAGGCCAAACTGATGTCAGCATGGAATAATGTCAAATATG GTTGGACTGTTAAATCTAAAACGTCCTTCAACAAGATCTCACCAGTCACTGTCCTAGGACATTCCTATCTGCTCAACAGTGAAG ACGAGGTGGACCGGTTCTGTCTGGCTTTCGTGTCCAGGATTTGGCTGACCTACAGGAGGGAGTTCCCTCAGCTGGAGGGTTCCACCTGGACCACAGACTGCGGCTGGGGCTGCATGCTGCGCAGTGGGCAGATGCTGCTGGCACAGGGGCTCCTGGTCCATTTGATGCCCAGAG ATTGGGCTTGGCCAGATGCTCAGCAGCTCACCGATGTGGACTTTGAGGTGTTTCGACCGCGCTCCCCAGCTCGGGCTGGAGGGGTCCCCATCCCATCCTTTGGCTCTCCACGAGGATCCAGCGCCACTGAAAAACCTCTGCCAAATGATCAACCACCGAGATGCAGCCAGAGAAAGAGACCGGAGTCTGCGAGGGAGGCCGAGCCCATCCATCACAGGCTGGTCACCTGGTTCGGGGATCAGCCCTCTGCACCGTTTGGGATTCACCAGCTGGTGGAAATCGGCAAAAGCTCAGGGAAGAAGGCTGGTGACTGGTATGGTCCCTCTATAGTGGCACACATCCTACG GAAAGCGGTGGCCAGAGCAACTGCAGTCCACAACCTGGTTGTATATGTGGCTCAGGATTGTACAG TGTACAAAGAGGATGTGGTGCATCTCTGTGACCTGTCACGCAGCCAGACGCCCCCCGATCCGTCCAGCCAAGCCTGGAAGTCTGTCATCATACTGGTGCCTGTACGGCTGGGAGGGGAGGCCCTCAACCCGTCCTACATCGAATGTGTCAAG AACATCCTTAAGCTGGATTGTTGTATTGGAATCATCGGAGGCAAACCGAAGCATTCTCTTTACTTCGTTGGCTTTCAAG ATGAGCAGCTGCTGTATCTCGACCCTCACTACTGCCAGCCTGTGGTGGATGTGTCACAAGTCAACTTCCCACTGGAG TCATTCCACTGTAGCTCTCCCAAAAAGATGCCCTTCAACCGCATGGATCCCAGCTGTACCATCGGCTTTTACGCCAAGAACAAGAAGGAGTTTGagtctctctgttctgctgttaCTGAG GCCCTGTCATCGTCAAAGGAGAAGTACCCCATCTTTACCTTCGTTGAGGGCCAGGGTCAGGATTATGGACTTGAGGGTCACAGCAGCAATAGAAGTGGACCTGCTGCCCACATCCTGCCCCCTGGAAATCAGTTCAGGAGTAACAATAGAAGAAACAGTGATGAGTTTGTCTTCTTGTAG
- the atg4da gene encoding cysteine protease ATG4D isoform X2, protein MNSISPSAAQYVGGVMQDELVESRRQQPPERQGSFGLRLPQTPDPSRETTGEPDEMDKLKAKLMSAWNNVKYGWTVKSKTSFNKISPVTVLGHSYLLNSEDEVDRFCLAFVSRIWLTYRREFPQLEGSTWTTDCGWGCMLRSGQMLLAQGLLVHLMPRDWAWPDAQQLTDVDFEVFRPRSPARAGGVPIPSFGSPRGSSATEKPLPNDQPPRCSQRKRPESAREAEPIHHRLVTWFGDQPSAPFGIHQLVEIGKSSGKKAGDWYGPSIVAHILRKAVARATAVHNLVVYVAQDCTVYKEDVVHLCDLSRSQTPPDPSSQAWKSVIILVPVRLGGEALNPSYIECVKNILKLDCCIGIIGGKPKHSLYFVGFQDEQLLYLDPHYCQPVVDVSQVNFPLESFHCSSPKKMPFNRMDPSCTIGFYAKNKKEFESLCSAVTEEKYPIFTFVEGQGQDYGLEGHSSNRSGPAAHILPPGNQFRSNNRRNSDEFVFL, encoded by the exons ATGAACTCCATTTCCCCCAGCGCAGCGCAGTACGTCGGGGGAGTGATGCAGGATGAGCTGGTGGAGAGCCGGAGGCAGCAGCCCCCCGAGCGGCAGGGCAGCTTCGGTCTCCGGCTGCCGCAGACACCGGATCCCAGCAGAGAGACAACGGGAGAGCCTGATGAAATGGACAAACTGAAGGCCAAACTGATGTCAGCATGGAATAATGTCAAATATG GTTGGACTGTTAAATCTAAAACGTCCTTCAACAAGATCTCACCAGTCACTGTCCTAGGACATTCCTATCTGCTCAACAGTGAAG ACGAGGTGGACCGGTTCTGTCTGGCTTTCGTGTCCAGGATTTGGCTGACCTACAGGAGGGAGTTCCCTCAGCTGGAGGGTTCCACCTGGACCACAGACTGCGGCTGGGGCTGCATGCTGCGCAGTGGGCAGATGCTGCTGGCACAGGGGCTCCTGGTCCATTTGATGCCCAGAG ATTGGGCTTGGCCAGATGCTCAGCAGCTCACCGATGTGGACTTTGAGGTGTTTCGACCGCGCTCCCCAGCTCGGGCTGGAGGGGTCCCCATCCCATCCTTTGGCTCTCCACGAGGATCCAGCGCCACTGAAAAACCTCTGCCAAATGATCAACCACCGAGATGCAGCCAGAGAAAGAGACCGGAGTCTGCGAGGGAGGCCGAGCCCATCCATCACAGGCTGGTCACCTGGTTCGGGGATCAGCCCTCTGCACCGTTTGGGATTCACCAGCTGGTGGAAATCGGCAAAAGCTCAGGGAAGAAGGCTGGTGACTGGTATGGTCCCTCTATAGTGGCACACATCCTACG GAAAGCGGTGGCCAGAGCAACTGCAGTCCACAACCTGGTTGTATATGTGGCTCAGGATTGTACAG TGTACAAAGAGGATGTGGTGCATCTCTGTGACCTGTCACGCAGCCAGACGCCCCCCGATCCGTCCAGCCAAGCCTGGAAGTCTGTCATCATACTGGTGCCTGTACGGCTGGGAGGGGAGGCCCTCAACCCGTCCTACATCGAATGTGTCAAG AACATCCTTAAGCTGGATTGTTGTATTGGAATCATCGGAGGCAAACCGAAGCATTCTCTTTACTTCGTTGGCTTTCAAG ATGAGCAGCTGCTGTATCTCGACCCTCACTACTGCCAGCCTGTGGTGGATGTGTCACAAGTCAACTTCCCACTGGAG TCATTCCACTGTAGCTCTCCCAAAAAGATGCCCTTCAACCGCATGGATCCCAGCTGTACCATCGGCTTTTACGCCAAGAACAAGAAGGAGTTTGagtctctctgttctgctgttaCTGAG GAGAAGTACCCCATCTTTACCTTCGTTGAGGGCCAGGGTCAGGATTATGGACTTGAGGGTCACAGCAGCAATAGAAGTGGACCTGCTGCCCACATCCTGCCCCCTGGAAATCAGTTCAGGAGTAACAATAGAAGAAACAGTGATGAGTTTGTCTTCTTGTAG